From the genome of Niabella agricola, one region includes:
- a CDS encoding glycoside hydrolase domain-containing protein codes for MIKKFLLFIALLPLAIVVYGQVHAYSVAQTPWPETLGNHRAVVECTAQAPAHVKLFWRRHDVAPEQKRLLILAANGDTVRNIYRVAVNDETAEFVFEPVSGKGTYYVYYLAWKGHKGNGSFTGDYLKPEAAPDPAWMQEQGLPASAARLQLSKVTGLQARTHFDSFYPMEVTATTAETGQLMARHNKKMLLFPEDRRNPIRMQTHLPYKWIRSGPVASFSGTALRNEYYTFQVGVFAAGTPLKDLKVRFGKTPFPVTCFNTGGYNSKGRVFTKTVDVEQGRIQPLWFGVDIPEMAKPGRYGFTVAIAAEGIPEQQVQVVLQVNNKRIAERGDHELWRHSRLRWLNSNLGIDDAVVAPYTSLQRKQNTITGSTTAIIIGAMGLPGSIRPFGNELLASPMAFIVETDGGIEKWSAGPPEFVNESGSLIRWKTRAENKRLSLVCTGTMEADGYMRFYIDLSGRTSVMIKDIRLQLPLQKDFSKYFMGMGLPGGETPATYNWKWKGPQDAFWTGNVHAGLFCELRGTSYSGPLLNLYRPLPPPVWYNQDKGGFSLQGQDAVLYVTAYSGGRMLNAADTLQYEFALLSTPVKQTDTRSQFTDRYYHNGSDPLPEEADLKTGIRIFNVHHANAINPYINYPFITTDTIRAVADAWHKKGMKMKLYYTTRELTNQVPELWALRSLGNEVLADGKGGGYVWLREHLVDHYDPQWFTTIGGYERSDAALLTSGDSRWYNYYIEGLRWLVQYTGVDGLYLDDVSYDRDMLKRMRKVMDQVKPGCVIDLHSNTGFSKGPATQYTEFFPYINKLWFGESFQYNKMIPANWLVEVSGLPFGLMGDMLHGGGNPWRGMVYGMTVRYPWYTEGVNCDPRDIWKVWDGFGIADAKMEGYWEYAPVITTDNPQVLATAYIRNDRLLIAMASWAEDTVAVKLHVNWQKIGWTPRNDLLRATGIRNFQPQQQFSLEQRIPVAPQKGWLLIIDK; via the coding sequence ATGATAAAAAAGTTCCTGCTTTTCATTGCGCTGCTGCCACTGGCGATAGTCGTATACGGCCAGGTGCATGCTTACAGCGTGGCACAAACGCCCTGGCCGGAAACCCTGGGCAACCACCGGGCTGTTGTGGAATGCACGGCACAGGCACCGGCACATGTAAAACTTTTCTGGCGGCGGCATGATGTGGCCCCGGAACAAAAACGATTGCTGATCCTGGCTGCAAACGGGGACACGGTACGCAATATTTATCGTGTTGCAGTAAATGATGAAACAGCAGAATTTGTATTTGAACCGGTAAGCGGAAAAGGGACTTATTATGTATACTACCTGGCTTGGAAGGGACATAAAGGGAACGGCTCGTTTACAGGAGATTATTTAAAACCGGAAGCTGCACCCGACCCTGCCTGGATGCAGGAGCAGGGGCTGCCGGCATCGGCCGCACGGCTGCAGCTGTCGAAGGTAACCGGCCTGCAGGCGCGTACGCACTTTGATAGCTTTTATCCCATGGAGGTAACTGCAACAACAGCCGAAACGGGACAGCTGATGGCGCGGCATAACAAAAAGATGCTCCTGTTCCCTGAGGACCGGAGGAACCCTATAAGGATGCAAACCCATCTTCCCTATAAATGGATCCGGTCGGGCCCCGTGGCTTCGTTTTCCGGAACGGCCTTGCGTAATGAATACTATACGTTCCAGGTAGGCGTATTTGCGGCGGGAACACCCCTGAAGGATCTAAAAGTGCGTTTTGGAAAAACGCCGTTCCCGGTTACCTGTTTTAATACCGGAGGTTACAATTCAAAAGGCAGGGTCTTTACCAAAACTGTGGATGTGGAGCAGGGAAGGATACAGCCCCTGTGGTTTGGTGTGGATATTCCGGAAATGGCAAAACCAGGACGATATGGTTTTACGGTTGCCATTGCCGCTGAGGGGATCCCGGAACAGCAAGTTCAGGTAGTGCTGCAGGTAAACAATAAGCGCATAGCTGAGCGGGGTGATCATGAATTGTGGCGGCATAGCCGGTTGCGATGGCTCAATTCAAACCTGGGTATTGATGATGCGGTGGTAGCTCCCTATACCAGTCTGCAGCGGAAACAAAACACCATCACCGGCAGCACCACGGCAATCATTATTGGCGCCATGGGATTGCCGGGGTCGATCCGGCCTTTCGGTAATGAATTATTGGCGTCCCCCATGGCCTTTATTGTCGAAACCGATGGGGGTATTGAAAAATGGTCCGCTGGTCCGCCGGAATTTGTAAATGAATCGGGCAGCCTTATCCGCTGGAAGACCCGGGCAGAAAACAAGCGGCTATCCCTGGTGTGCACCGGAACCATGGAAGCCGATGGCTATATGCGTTTTTACATAGATCTGTCGGGTCGTACATCTGTAATGATAAAAGATATCCGGTTGCAGTTGCCATTGCAAAAGGACTTCAGTAAATATTTTATGGGAATGGGCCTGCCCGGAGGTGAAACGCCTGCAACATACAACTGGAAATGGAAGGGCCCACAGGATGCGTTCTGGACCGGTAATGTACATGCCGGCCTCTTTTGCGAATTACGGGGCACATCTTACAGCGGCCCGTTGCTCAACCTGTATCGTCCGCTTCCGCCGCCTGTCTGGTATAACCAGGATAAGGGCGGCTTTTCGTTACAGGGGCAGGATGCGGTGCTGTACGTAACCGCCTACAGTGGCGGACGGATGCTGAATGCAGCGGATACCCTGCAATATGAATTTGCATTGCTTTCCACCCCGGTGAAACAAACAGATACCCGGTCACAATTCACAGACCGCTATTATCATAATGGCAGCGATCCGCTGCCTGAAGAAGCCGATCTTAAAACGGGGATCCGAATATTCAATGTGCACCATGCCAATGCCATCAATCCCTATATCAATTACCCGTTCATTACCACCGATACCATCCGTGCGGTAGCGGATGCCTGGCATAAAAAGGGGATGAAAATGAAATTGTATTATACCACCCGGGAGCTGACCAACCAGGTGCCGGAGCTATGGGCGTTAAGAAGCCTGGGGAATGAAGTACTGGCCGATGGCAAGGGTGGTGGCTATGTGTGGTTGCGGGAGCACCTCGTGGATCATTACGATCCGCAATGGTTTACGACCATCGGGGGCTACGAGCGTTCAGATGCCGCCCTGCTTACCAGCGGCGATAGCCGTTGGTACAACTATTATATCGAAGGACTGCGCTGGCTGGTACAATACACCGGAGTCGACGGGCTGTACCTGGATGATGTATCCTACGACCGGGATATGCTCAAACGTATGCGTAAGGTAATGGACCAGGTAAAACCCGGCTGTGTCATCGATCTGCATTCCAATACCGGGTTTTCAAAAGGGCCGGCTACGCAATACACGGAGTTTTTTCCGTATATCAATAAATTATGGTTTGGCGAAAGTTTTCAATACAACAAAATGATTCCGGCTAATTGGCTGGTAGAGGTTTCGGGGCTGCCGTTCGGGCTTATGGGTGATATGTTGCATGGTGGCGGTAATCCCTGGCGGGGGATGGTGTATGGGATGACGGTACGGTATCCCTGGTATACAGAAGGCGTAAACTGTGATCCCCGGGATATCTGGAAGGTGTGGGACGGGTTTGGCATTGCGGATGCGAAAATGGAAGGGTACTGGGAGTACGCTCCTGTGATTACAACCGATAATCCACAGGTGTTGGCGACCGCCTATATACGCAACGACCGGTTACTGATCGCCATGGCCAGTTGGGCGGAGGACACGGTGGCTGTAAAGCTGCACGTGAACTGGCAGAAGATCGGCTGGACTCCCCGGAATGATCTTTTAAGAGCGACCGGCATCCGGAACTTTCAGCCGCAGCAGCAGTTTAGCCTGGAGCAGCGTATCCCGGTGGCTCCGCAAAAAGGCTGGCTACTGATTATTGATAAGTAA
- a CDS encoding beta-galactosidase, producing the protein MKKYFLLATFFIFPSAGVSCAQEQVYEIDASQVAGREPQLIPFSGINPQGVKLSANNRFFLKNDQPWFPLMGELHYNRVPPQDWESGILKMKSAGLAIIATYVFWNEHEIAPGVWDWKANRDLRKFVELCSKHHMYVWLRIGPWAHGEQLHGGHPDWIATMPGKRSNDPAYIAAAAKLFNQIGAQVRGLFFKAGGPVIGIQLENEYAGGQAAHISKLKEMAQASGMQPVFWSVTANTVFDQDKMEVIPLQGSYCYRGWEPGGGGPTADFLYGDDQWIMGDALGKLFYNPALFPRGLCEQGAGSQMTYQNRFVVEPQVEAAHLQNQVGRGMNMIGYYMFHGGTQTPGLKEPGLPESYDFQAPIGEFGIIRPSYQQLKILHHFINDFGSMLAAMPQVEPGHPVRDVRNTKDLRFIARVKDNSGFLFLMNTQVRIPMPDKKVAVSVKLEHETIRFPSVTLKGQTSLVLPFNLRVGNLLVKYATAQPLAKIHTGNTTTLFLVKPEGVDPEIVVAKSDGSLIKAPLLVNKPIVFAGVLHQQLRVVLLSRQDAENSWRTTINGKEVLLVTAADLINDGKSLQLQQLADRLFNLKVYPKDAIDLKKNNNIHTGVSGIYTYYSISVAAYRPDVYPRLKKDRAVVSLPASLPERVNDLLLKISYLGGSAAASQEGRLLTDNLFNGTPWWFSTGRYCGKGDLHFDVRKWQDEIIGVDLDRMQRAKVKGAVIEKITVIPQYKINIRL; encoded by the coding sequence GTGAAAAAGTATTTTTTGTTAGCAACGTTTTTCATTTTTCCGTCTGCGGGAGTATCGTGCGCTCAGGAGCAGGTATATGAGATCGATGCATCGCAGGTGGCGGGCCGGGAACCGCAGCTGATCCCCTTCTCCGGCATTAATCCGCAGGGAGTAAAACTTTCGGCCAATAACCGGTTTTTCTTAAAAAATGATCAGCCCTGGTTTCCGCTGATGGGCGAGCTGCATTATAATCGTGTGCCGCCGCAGGATTGGGAATCCGGTATTTTGAAAATGAAAAGCGCCGGGCTCGCTATTATTGCCACCTATGTCTTCTGGAACGAGCATGAAATTGCACCGGGCGTATGGGACTGGAAGGCCAACCGGGATCTGAGAAAGTTTGTGGAGCTCTGCAGTAAACATCATATGTATGTATGGCTGCGTATTGGCCCCTGGGCACACGGTGAGCAGCTCCATGGAGGCCACCCAGATTGGATCGCAACAATGCCCGGGAAACGCAGTAATGACCCCGCATATATTGCAGCTGCTGCAAAATTGTTCAACCAGATAGGAGCGCAGGTAAGAGGACTCTTCTTTAAAGCGGGAGGACCTGTCATCGGTATACAGTTGGAGAATGAATATGCAGGCGGACAGGCAGCACATATTTCCAAACTGAAGGAAATGGCACAGGCGTCCGGTATGCAGCCGGTGTTTTGGTCTGTTACAGCCAATACCGTTTTTGACCAGGATAAAATGGAAGTAATTCCCTTACAGGGCTCTTATTGTTACCGGGGCTGGGAGCCTGGCGGTGGCGGACCTACGGCCGATTTCCTGTATGGAGATGATCAATGGATCATGGGCGATGCGCTGGGGAAACTTTTTTATAACCCGGCATTGTTCCCGCGTGGTCTTTGCGAGCAGGGCGCCGGCAGCCAGATGACCTATCAAAACCGTTTTGTTGTGGAGCCGCAGGTAGAAGCGGCGCACCTGCAAAACCAGGTGGGCCGTGGTATGAACATGATCGGGTACTATATGTTCCACGGGGGCACTCAAACACCGGGTTTAAAAGAACCGGGGCTGCCTGAAAGCTACGACTTTCAGGCGCCCATCGGCGAGTTTGGGATCATCCGTCCTTCATACCAACAGCTGAAAATATTGCACCATTTTATCAATGATTTTGGAAGCATGTTAGCGGCTATGCCACAGGTGGAACCAGGGCACCCTGTACGCGATGTTCGCAATACGAAAGACCTGCGTTTTATAGCAAGGGTGAAGGATAACAGTGGTTTTTTATTTTTAATGAATACCCAGGTACGCATTCCCATGCCGGATAAAAAGGTTGCCGTAAGTGTAAAGCTGGAGCATGAAACCATCCGTTTTCCATCTGTTACGTTAAAAGGACAAACCAGCCTGGTATTGCCGTTTAATTTGCGGGTAGGGAATCTGTTGGTTAAATACGCTACAGCACAGCCATTGGCAAAGATCCATACTGGCAATACAACAACTTTATTCCTGGTAAAGCCGGAAGGTGTCGACCCTGAGATAGTCGTTGCAAAAAGTGACGGCAGCTTGATAAAGGCCCCGTTGCTGGTGAATAAGCCCATTGTATTTGCCGGGGTACTGCATCAGCAGCTCAGGGTGGTGCTGCTCTCCCGGCAGGATGCTGAGAATAGCTGGCGTACCACCATTAATGGAAAGGAAGTGTTGCTGGTTACGGCGGCCGATCTTATCAATGATGGTAAAAGTCTGCAGTTGCAGCAGCTTGCTGATCGTTTATTTAATCTTAAAGTATATCCCAAAGACGCTATAGATCTTAAAAAAAACAATAACATTCATACCGGGGTGTCCGGCATTTATACCTATTATAGCATTTCCGTGGCTGCTTACCGACCTGATGTTTACCCCAGGCTGAAGAAAGATCGGGCCGTTGTTTCATTGCCGGCATCCCTGCCGGAAAGGGTAAATGATCTGCTGCTGAAGATCAGTTACCTCGGTGGCAGTGCTGCAGCAAGCCAGGAGGGGCGATTGCTGACCGACAACCTGTTTAACGGAACCCCCTGGTGGTTCAGCACAGGAAGATATTGCGGAAAAGGGGATCTTCACTTTGATGTGCGAAAATGGCAAGATGAAATTATAGGAGTAGATCTGGATCGCATGCAGAGGGCAAAGGTAAAAGGTGCGGTGATCGAAAAGATAACAGTTATTCCGCAGTATAAAATCAATATCCGGTTATAG
- a CDS encoding glycoside hydrolase N-terminal domain-containing protein: MALECSRALGLRRAIAKITYTVNGTVYIREVFASCPDQVIVIRLTAKGKDKLNFTCRFDSKKNP, translated from the coding sequence GTGGCGCTGGAGTGCAGCAGGGCGCTGGGCCTTCGGCGTGCCATTGCAAAAATAACCTATACCGTAAATGGTACGGTTTACATACGCGAGGTATTTGCTTCATGCCCCGACCAGGTGATCGTGATCCGGCTAACTGCAAAAGGAAAAGATAAGCTCAATTTCACCTGTCGCTTCGATAGTAAAAAAAACCCGTAG